The Qipengyuania aurantiaca genome contains the following window.
CGAGCAGGCCTTCCACCCGCGCACCGGTCTTGGAAATGTTGCGCAAGGTCACCTGATAGCGGTGGTCGTCGTGGATGATCCCGATCTTGCGCAGCACGGTCTTGCGCTCTGCGCGATATTTTTCGGGGCCTCGCGGCTCGTAGACCAGCTCGCCCTTATCGAGCCGTTCCAGCGCCTCCTCATGCGTGATGGGACGCGAGAATATGTAGCCCTGAATGTGGCTGGCGCCGCGCTTGATGACGAGTTCGAGCTCGTCCTTCGTCTCGGTTCCCTCGGCCACCGTCTCCATCTTGAGCGCGCGCGCGAGGCTGACGATGGCGCTGATGATCGCCGAGTTGTTGTTCCCTTCCTCGGTCGAACCGCGCACGAAGCTCTGGTCGATCTTGATCTTGTCGAACGGCGCGTGACGCAGATAGCTCATCGAGCTGTAGCCGGTCCCGAAATCGTCCAGCGCCAGCCGCACGCCAAGGTCTTTCAGCGCATGGAATATCTTGAGCGTCTGCTCCTCGTCGCCGGCAAAGACGCTCTCGGTGATTTCCAGCTCGAGGCGATTCGGGGCGAGGCCAGAACTCTGCAGCGCGCGCTGGACCACCGCGACGAAATCGTCATTGGCGAATTGAGTCGGCGAGACGTTGACGGCGACGCGTAGTTCGACCGGCCATTGCTGCGCCTGTTCGCACACCTTGCGCAGCGCCCACTCGCCGATCTCCGAGATCATGCCGATATCCTCGGCGCAGGAGATGAAGACATCGGGCGGCACGAAACCGCGTTCCGGATGGTCCCAGCGGATCAGCGCCTCGAAGCCGGAAAGCTTGTAATCCTTTGCCTTCACGATTGGCTGGTAATGCATGACCAGCTCGTCCTTGTGGAGCGCGTCGCGCAAGTCCTCTTCGAGCATCCGGCGGAACTTGGCCCCGTCTTTCAGCTCGCTGGAATAGAAGCGGTACTGGCCCCTGCCCCCGCCCTTCGCGGCGTAAAGCGCAAGGTCGGCTGCCTTGATCAGCTCCTCAGCGTCGAGCCCGTCATAGGGCGCAATCGCCACGCCGAGCGACACGCCGATAATCGCGCGCGAGCCGTTGATCGAATAGGGCTGCGCAATCATCTGGATGACGCGCGCGGCGAGATCGCCCAGCTCGCCGCGGTCGTCGACATCGGGCAGCATGATGAGGAACTCGTCGCCGCCCAAACGCCCGATCTCGCCCCGGTGGCCGAAAATCTGTCCCAGCCGCGCCGCCACCTGCTTTAGCAATTCGTCGCCCGCCGGGTGGCCCAGCGT
Protein-coding sequences here:
- a CDS encoding putative bifunctional diguanylate cyclase/phosphodiesterase, with protein sequence MRSGDDHGQCEPIALNDHARRIELLESFEKSGLGWFWASDAQGRLIYLSQGAIELLQSTEDELYGTPVTDLFHVDKGDREEDAEREVRPLAYYLSARNSISNLRVKMPIRGEDRYIELAGKPLFDRSNRFSGYRGSAKDVTAQRETQRDAERLSQYDSLTGLANRHRMHKQLDAKLKHFRNDKRVCALMMVDLDRFKQVNDTLGHPAGDELLKQVAARLGQIFGHRGEIGRLGGDEFLIMLPDVDDRGELGDLAARVIQMIAQPYSINGSRAIIGVSLGVAIAPYDGLDAEELIKAADLALYAAKGGGRGQYRFYSSELKDGAKFRRMLEEDLRDALHKDELVMHYQPIVKAKDYKLSGFEALIRWDHPERGFVPPDVFISCAEDIGMISEIGEWALRKVCEQAQQWPVELRVAVNVSPTQFANDDFVAVVQRALQSSGLAPNRLELEITESVFAGDEEQTLKIFHALKDLGVRLALDDFGTGYSSMSYLRHAPFDKIKIDQSFVRGSTEEGNNNSAIISAIVSLARALKMETVAEGTETKDELELVIKRGASHIQGYIFSRPITHEEALERLDKGELVYEPRGPEKYRAERKTVLRKIGIIHDDHRYQVTLRNISKTGARVEGLLDVPVGTAFVLDLGDGQLAVATVRRSRKHVIGLEFETPLISDGADGLCTRHRVSPYEIEAAGRPLAALPKDAYGMLAGDRNGRILSVPRFAEVEG